The Methylomusa anaerophila genome has a segment encoding these proteins:
- a CDS encoding radical SAM protein, whose product MPDQACKHPCYSYGAHLKYARMHLPVAPQCNMRCNYCNTKFDCIHENRPGVTSQILSPAQARQKFALVKEKISNLSVVGVAGPGEPLANWEETRETIALIKEMDPEIIFCLSTNGLLLPDYADEILRLGVKYITVTVNAVDPEVGAQIHGLVRYQDQRLHGVEGATLLINNQLAGIARLVRAGVEIKVNTVMIKVVNDWHIPEIVKQLRAGGAGLINIIPHIPILGSVFYGLPQTTMKDVAAMREVCGGQQMTHCQLCRADAVGLIGEDRMSEFMDQTYDLEPPRPKATKRKRYKIAVTTQQGEFVDQHFDEAGELRIYIGDGIHFNLVDERKQDKHCLGAGASEGTRRAEMIKAVADCDAVLTMGIGYQTQKRLLKKGIMSVEYCHTVETGLGYTVEQLNLRKDRGNMKKGKTTA is encoded by the coding sequence ATGCCGGACCAAGCCTGTAAACATCCCTGTTATTCTTACGGGGCCCATTTAAAATATGCCAGGATGCATCTGCCGGTTGCGCCACAATGTAATATGCGCTGCAATTATTGCAATACTAAATTTGACTGTATCCATGAAAACAGACCGGGAGTGACCAGTCAGATCTTGTCGCCGGCTCAGGCCCGGCAGAAGTTTGCCCTGGTGAAGGAAAAAATCAGCAATTTGAGTGTAGTAGGCGTCGCCGGTCCGGGAGAGCCGCTTGCCAACTGGGAAGAGACCCGGGAAACAATTGCCCTGATCAAAGAAATGGACCCGGAAATTATTTTTTGTCTCTCCACCAATGGCCTGTTGCTGCCGGATTATGCCGATGAGATCCTACGGTTAGGAGTCAAATATATAACAGTTACCGTAAACGCGGTTGACCCGGAAGTCGGTGCCCAAATCCATGGATTGGTTCGCTATCAGGACCAACGGTTGCACGGCGTAGAGGGAGCAACCCTGCTGATCAATAATCAACTGGCGGGAATTGCCCGTCTTGTCCGCGCCGGCGTAGAAATCAAAGTTAACACGGTGATGATCAAGGTGGTAAACGACTGGCATATCCCTGAGATTGTGAAACAGCTTCGGGCCGGGGGCGCAGGCCTCATCAATATTATACCGCATATCCCTATATTGGGAAGCGTCTTCTATGGTCTGCCCCAGACCACGATGAAAGACGTCGCCGCCATGCGGGAAGTGTGCGGCGGGCAACAAATGACCCATTGTCAGTTGTGCCGTGCCGACGCTGTCGGACTTATCGGCGAAGACCGGATGAGTGAATTTATGGACCAGACCTATGATTTAGAGCCTCCCAGACCCAAAGCCACCAAGCGGAAACGTTACAAAATTGCCGTTACTACCCAACAGGGCGAATTTGTCGACCAGCATTTCGATGAGGCCGGTGAACTACGGATCTACATTGGCGATGGCATTCATTTCAATCTGGTGGATGAACGTAAACAGGACAAACACTGTTTAGGCGCGGGCGCCAGCGAAGGTACGCGCCGGGCTGAGATGATCAAAGCTGTGGCTGACTGCGACGCTGTTTTAACCATGGGTATCGGTTATCAAACGCAAAAGCGGCTATTAAAAAAAGGAATTATGAGTGTGGAATATTGTCATACGGTTGAGACAGGACTGGGCTACACGGTGGAGCAGCTTAACCTGCGTAAGGACCGTGGCAATATGAAGAAAGGGAAAACCACGGCCTAA